The segment aaactattaaCGTTACTGTAATACACTCAGTCCGATTACTGGGAAAGTGTCTGTCATGcacaaataaacagtaaataaacaaacatttcataaaacatttctCGAAGGATGTTTACCCTAGAATGATGTTTACATAGATGTTTACACTTTTCTTCTGTAACCGGCAAGAGAACCGCAGCGTTTTATAGCTTTATACCTGCTGCCACCTAGCGGAGCGGAAGAGGAACGCGACAACGAACCtgtgttataaaataatataataaaacggAACAGATGACTGCATCTTGTATGTATCTATTTATATGCAGTAAATAATTATGTCGGTAGTAAGACCAAAGATCTCATATAAACTGTATGACAACatgtaaaataacttattttggtGCAAAATAAATGACACCTCTCTGAACAAACAATCGGCAGGTGAGAAAGACTATTATCTGAACAATCTAACCATTATCTGACATGTCTCCACTTCTTCAgggatttcataaaatattatttatttatttatgtaaagcaattcatgaaataattattaattcacATGTAGTCCTGCATAATAAAAGCCTATTTAATTCAGGGGACCTGACCAgcagtttattttcatttaaccaGGACAGCATGTAGCCTAATTCAGGGATTTCGTTTATGACAGGCTGTGAGCAAAGGTTTACCTAAATGACCTTATGGACCTGCTGCTCTTTAGATATTACATACATAAGACTAATTGTATTTACTTACCAGTTAATGTCCTGAGAACCTGTGAGTATTCAAATTATGCTTTGATTCACAATGGATTTGCCCATAAAGTAGGAAAATAATCAAAACAGTCATTCATTCAGTAACTTACTAGATTGTAACTGTATAACTGCAGTACATACTTGAGTACTTAAGTATGCAGTAAATACTTACACAAAATAGCTGTATATACTATGTACACTGGACTCTGTACActgttttatcttatttattaacACTTTATTGCGGATTACTGAATTGCTGAattatttacaactttataaCTTTTCAAAACACAGCAACATCCATAAGTGGAAAGTAAATACAaccttaagctatccaaaatacattttcttgaaGTGAAAAGTAGCAGGATAAGCCTTTGTTCAAAGAGTTTGCTAGTAGTTTCTCCTTTTTATCGGTCTTTACTTTGTAGCTGATTGAGGAGCAGAGAGCTGGAAGGAAATGGAGTCCAATGAGGCCAGTGTTCAATACAACTGCTGGAATGAAGACAACATGAACATGCAAGTGCTGCATTCACAGTCCAGACTGATTGGGTgagaatatatttcatataactgATGAACTAGTTTCAGAATTGTGATTAGAGTCAATCAAATAACTCATGTCAGTCACATCTGTGCCCATATAGTCTCTATAACAGACTGTGCATCGAACGTCTTGGCATTGTAATGAAAGTGGCGGTGTCTTTGGCTGTGATGATAGTTATATACATTATTGGATACATCACAGGATACTACGTTCACCGATGCTGAAGAGGACAATATATTGACGGAAATTACTATTTATGGAACTGGCTGTTATTTGAAACATGAATTATGTCCATTAAAGaagtaaaatttataaaaaatgtgtttttaaataaatacttttattttaacagagTATCTTAACCAGTGTTAACAAATCAAATACTTAAAttcaaaaacagattttattttttttatttttttgaatgtcaGTGACCATTTCATATCCAAAAGTGCATGTAAAGCAGTCACCATACACTGCCATTAATTTGCTATTACACcaagaataaaataaagttaacagTTAACACTTTAAAGAGaggtttcatttttggttaaTGCCTTATCATGACTAACAAGGAACAACACTGTTACAGCAGCTTTTAGCAGTCTTTGTACATTTGGTTCAAacatttggagtcagtaagattacatttttttttagagacaatatttttatttagcaagtatgGATTAAATTAGTCAAAGGtgacagaaaacacatttaaacattgataataatataaaattttgtaTAGTAAAGGCTGCAGCTTTTACTTCACATGACTAAATACAAAACTGTTTTTTGTAGTAATATTCCACAAtagagtttttactgtatttttgatcaaatgaatgtagCCTTGCTGACCACAAGAGACCTTTAAAACTTTACAAATCTCTTACCAAACTTAAAATTTGGAATGGTGTATACAAAGTAATTTCATCATTTTAAGTtgaatattattaccattttaagaattaaaacaaaacctAATGGATGAACAATTGTTAgcaaattgaaaattattttacactgtTTACACTTAACATTGCGTTTGACATCACTCCTAGTCATAGATGATTTTAATAGTATCCACATCCTGCTCTTCTAGCATTTGCTCAATAATTTCATCTTTGAATGGAGAAAACAAGCTTGCATTTACTTTGACAATCCATGCCGTGATCCTTTGGTTAGTATAATACTCGTCCTCCTGATTTTCCATCATTTCATTCACTTCGTTCTCATTTTCCATCTCAATAGCCGAATCAGAGAATGGCAGCGTAAGTCTGTCCTTAGATACACTCGATGAATCCTTCATCCTTTCTGTCATCACTTCTCTGTCTCTGGCACTGATGTTACTGGGCTCTACATCCTGTGGCAGCCCTGCTGATACACCAGGGATCTTGTCTTGTCTCAGGTCTTGGTTTTGAACCTGCGGACTATCATTAAAAACAGCGAGTCCATTGCAGATCAGCGGACATCCCTGCCTTTGTCTATTGAACAATGCCTTGTCCATCCTTAAGCTGGTGGACAAGATATTGGCTTTCTTCTCCTGACATCCTACTCCCCAGCTTGACACACAGGTTTTTGCACTAGACATGGAGATAGTGGTTATTCTTGGGCTGTGTATTGGAGGCAGCGAGCTACTCTTCGTCAAAGTCCTGCCATCGTTCCCCTTCGCCATTAAAACCTTACGAGGTTTGATAGTTTGATCTTTTCCATTTCCAGCCAGTTTCCACCCTGATGATAAATGGTAGGATCCCTTTGTTCCAATCAACTCCAGACAGATCGGCAGAGACGGACTGGGGGTCTTAAATGTCTCAAACGTATGGAAATTCT is part of the Carassius auratus strain Wakin unplaced genomic scaffold, ASM336829v1 scaf_tig00012155, whole genome shotgun sequence genome and harbors:
- the LOC113073431 gene encoding small integral membrane protein 1-like; the protein is MESNEASVQYNCWNEDNMNMQVLHSQSRLIGLYNRLCIERLGIVMKVAVSLAVMIVIYIIGYITGYYVHRC